In a single window of the bacterium genome:
- a CDS encoding SDR family NAD(P)-dependent oxidoreductase: protein MQVDLSGRVAVVSGASAGIGRAIAQGFAEAGADVVIGSRREDAVARAADEIAGATRRT from the coding sequence ATGCAGGTGGACCTGTCAGGCCGCGTGGCCGTGGTGTCGGGCGCGAGCGCCGGCATCGGCCGCGCGATCGCGCAGGGCTTCGCCGAAGCCGGGGCCGACGTCGTGATCGGCAGCCGGCGCGAAGACGCCGTCGCGCGGGCGGCGGATGAGATCGCGGGCGCGACGCGCCGTACC
- the proB gene encoding glutamate 5-kinase produces MLKVGTTTLTGGGPVVDAGRITAVAEDVAAAVRQRRQVLLVSSGAIATGAGLLGRRRPRRLVEKQALSAVGQPVLMQRYGAAFDRLGLRAAQILLTRQDFADRRRYVNARLTLLALLADGVVPVINENDTIATEEIQIGDNDTLSALVASLVGADLLVMLSDVEGLMTADPRRQRAARLIPTVERIDAQIVRVARRTMTPQGVGGMATKIDAARIATESGVATVVTGGSVERPLTRLLAGERHGTLFLPAGRFSGRGRWLAFGLVARGTLVVDDGAGAALRRGKSLLPAGVVRIDGTFDAGEAVTIADGRGQELARGLVNYSSAHLAKIRGRRTSEIARVLGERTHDEVVHRDNLVVTAER; encoded by the coding sequence GTGCTGAAGGTCGGCACCACCACCTTGACCGGCGGCGGGCCCGTCGTCGACGCCGGCCGCATCACCGCCGTGGCCGAGGACGTCGCGGCCGCGGTTCGGCAGCGCCGGCAGGTGCTGCTCGTCTCGTCCGGCGCGATCGCCACCGGCGCCGGGCTGCTCGGCCGCAGGCGGCCCCGGCGCCTCGTGGAAAAGCAGGCGTTGTCCGCGGTCGGCCAGCCGGTGCTGATGCAGCGGTACGGGGCGGCGTTTGACCGCCTCGGACTGCGCGCGGCGCAGATTCTGCTCACGCGCCAGGACTTCGCCGACCGCCGGCGCTACGTGAACGCGCGTCTCACGCTGCTTGCGCTGCTCGCCGACGGCGTCGTCCCCGTGATCAACGAGAACGATACGATCGCGACCGAGGAGATTCAGATCGGCGACAACGACACTCTCTCGGCGCTCGTGGCCAGCCTCGTCGGCGCCGACCTGCTCGTGATGCTCTCGGACGTCGAAGGCCTCATGACCGCGGATCCGCGGCGGCAGCGCGCCGCCCGGCTGATCCCCACCGTGGAGCGGATCGACGCGCAGATCGTCCGGGTGGCGCGCCGGACGATGACCCCGCAAGGCGTGGGCGGCATGGCCACGAAGATCGACGCGGCCCGCATCGCGACCGAGTCAGGGGTGGCGACGGTGGTCACCGGCGGATCCGTGGAGCGCCCCCTCACCCGCCTGCTCGCGGGCGAACGGCACGGCACCCTATTTCTGCCGGCCGGCCGGTTCTCCGGCCGCGGACGCTGGCTCGCTTTCGGGCTCGTCGCGCGCGGCACGCTCGTCGTCGACGACGGCGCCGGCGCGGCGCTGCGCCGCGGCAAGAGCCTCCTGCCGGCCGGCGTGGTCCGGATCGACGGGACGTTCGACGCCGGGGAGGCCGTCACGATCGCCGACGGCCGCGGGCAGGAGCTGGCCCGCGGGCTCGTCAACTACTCCAGCGCGCATCTCGCCAAGATCCGGGGACGCCGGACCTCCGAGATCGCGCGGGTGCTCGGCGAGCGGACCCACGACGAGGTCGTGCACCGCGACAACCTGGTGGTGACGGCGGAACGGTGA
- a CDS encoding glutamate-5-semialdehyde dehydrogenase codes for MSIPSEARGRTAAVVGVEAQARGAREAARTLHHASDEARRAGLAAIAAAIRSQAPAILEANGRDLASLGDRPAAFRDRLTLTPGRVEQLARALEEIAALTDPVGAAVDVRARPNGMEVRRVRVPIGVVAMIYESRPNVTVDAAGLCLRSGNAVILRGGAESRHSDEALGQAIAAGLRAAGLPEAAVTLLARRDYDAIRELVRLDGLVDLVIPRGGPALIRLVVEHARVPVLKHDRGVTHVFVDRDADLEMAVRLVVNAKTNRPSTCNALEKVLIDAPASPRVIPPLVAALRTAGVEVRGDAETRRWAPDVTPATDEDWDAEYLDLTLAIRVVDGLDAAVEHIGRHGTGLADAIVTRDRARAERFVREVDSAAVLVNASTRLVDGGEFGLGAEVGISTNRLHARGPMGLEDLTTTKWIVWGTGQTRA; via the coding sequence GTGAGCATCCCGTCTGAGGCCCGGGGACGAACGGCGGCGGTCGTCGGCGTGGAAGCGCAGGCCCGCGGCGCGCGTGAGGCGGCGCGCACGCTGCACCACGCGTCCGACGAGGCGCGCCGGGCCGGCCTCGCCGCCATCGCCGCGGCGATCCGGTCGCAAGCGCCGGCGATCTTGGAGGCGAACGGCCGGGACCTCGCGTCGCTCGGGGATCGTCCGGCGGCGTTTCGCGACCGGCTGACGCTGACCCCCGGCCGCGTCGAGCAGCTCGCGCGCGCGCTGGAGGAGATCGCCGCGCTCACCGATCCGGTCGGCGCCGCGGTCGATGTGCGCGCGCGGCCGAACGGCATGGAAGTCCGGCGGGTGCGCGTGCCCATCGGCGTCGTCGCGATGATCTACGAGTCGCGCCCCAACGTGACGGTGGACGCCGCGGGGCTCTGCCTTCGCTCGGGCAACGCGGTCATCCTCCGCGGCGGCGCGGAATCCCGCCACTCCGACGAAGCGCTGGGACAGGCGATCGCGGCCGGGCTGCGCGCGGCGGGGCTCCCCGAGGCCGCGGTCACCCTGCTCGCCCGCCGCGACTACGACGCGATCCGCGAACTCGTGCGTCTCGACGGCTTGGTCGACCTGGTCATCCCGCGCGGCGGCCCGGCGCTGATCCGGCTCGTCGTCGAGCACGCCCGCGTCCCCGTGTTGAAGCACGACCGCGGCGTGACGCACGTGTTTGTCGACCGCGACGCCGACCTCGAGATGGCCGTGCGGCTCGTCGTCAACGCCAAGACCAATCGTCCCAGCACGTGCAACGCGCTGGAGAAGGTCCTGATCGACGCGCCGGCGTCGCCGCGGGTCATCCCGCCGCTCGTCGCCGCGCTGCGGACGGCCGGCGTCGAGGTGCGCGGCGACGCCGAGACCCGCCGGTGGGCGCCCGACGTCACGCCGGCGACGGACGAGGACTGGGACGCGGAGTATCTGGACCTGACACTGGCGATTCGGGTGGTCGACGGATTGGACGCGGCCGTCGAGCACATCGGGCGGCACGGGACCGGCCTCGCCGATGCGATCGTGACGCGAGACCGCGCCCGCGCCGAGCGGTTCGTGCGGGAGGTCGACAGCGCCGCAGTGCTGGTCAACGCGTCCACGCGGCTCGTGGACGGCGGCGAATTCGGGCTGGGCGCGGAGGTCGGCATCAGCACCAACCGCCTTCACGCGCGCGGGCCGATGGGCCTGGAGGACCTGACGACGACAAAGTGGATCGTCTGGGGCACGGGACAGACCCGTGCCTAG
- a CDS encoding LysE family transporter — protein sequence MATPAVFWTAFALGVVFCAPPGAVMAEALRRGVRRGFAGALLTELGSLVGDATWAALALSGVAYLAVYRPVATGLTALGVLLLFYLAWHALREAWAGALPTARRPASGGDFAAGAALSLSNPQNIAFWLGVGGGAVAALGVVHRLHLLVIFFIAFMLACIAWCFFMAGMIAWGRRWLSARFYRWINLACGLAMAYFGVKLLAVLAANAGILRRP from the coding sequence TTGGCGACCCCAGCCGTTTTCTGGACCGCCTTCGCGCTCGGCGTGGTCTTCTGCGCGCCGCCCGGCGCGGTCATGGCTGAAGCCCTCCGGCGAGGCGTCCGCCGCGGATTCGCCGGCGCGCTGCTGACGGAGCTCGGTTCGCTCGTCGGCGATGCCACCTGGGCCGCGCTCGCGCTGTCCGGAGTCGCGTACCTCGCGGTGTATCGGCCGGTTGCGACCGGCCTCACCGCCCTCGGCGTTCTCCTGCTGTTCTACCTGGCGTGGCACGCGCTCCGGGAGGCGTGGGCGGGCGCGCTGCCTACGGCCCGCCGGCCCGCCTCCGGCGGCGACTTTGCGGCCGGTGCCGCGTTGTCGCTGTCGAACCCGCAAAACATCGCGTTCTGGCTTGGCGTCGGCGGCGGCGCCGTGGCCGCCCTGGGAGTCGTGCACCGGCTACACCTGCTCGTGATCTTCTTCATCGCGTTCATGCTGGCGTGTATTGCCTGGTGTTTTTTCATGGCCGGCATGATCGCATGGGGACGGAGATGGTTATCGGCGCGCTTCTACCGATGGATCAACCTGGCCTGCGGACTCGCGATGGCGTACTTCGGGGTCAAGCTCCTGGCCGTGCTGGCCGCGAACGCGGGGATCTTGCGGCGGCCCTGA
- a CDS encoding HAD family hydrolase, with protein MTAPNPSMTAGVRAVIFDMDGLIVDSETPEFLAWQAVHARHGWPFPVESWRRNIGRNDSPFDPLGRFREPGSPMAPEAARALWQDHHDRLQPAFLTPLPGVVALLESVRAHRLRTAVASSSRRERVRELLERLGLADKFDAVAGGDEVPRAKPAPDVYRLAAERLGVAEWACVAIEDSESGVRAAKAAGMRCIAVPSALTRGMDFSAADLVADSLIEVGLETITALGGSAGPLS; from the coding sequence GTGACCGCGCCGAACCCGAGCATGACCGCCGGAGTCCGCGCCGTCATCTTCGACATGGACGGCCTCATCGTCGACAGCGAGACGCCGGAGTTTCTGGCATGGCAGGCGGTGCACGCGCGCCACGGCTGGCCGTTTCCGGTCGAGTCGTGGCGCCGCAACATCGGCAGGAACGACAGCCCGTTCGATCCGCTCGGCCGCTTTCGAGAGCCCGGCAGTCCGATGGCGCCGGAGGCCGCCCGCGCGCTGTGGCAGGATCACCACGACCGTCTCCAGCCGGCGTTTCTCACGCCGCTGCCGGGCGTCGTGGCCCTGCTGGAGAGCGTCCGCGCCCACCGGCTCCGGACGGCCGTGGCCTCGTCGTCGCGGCGCGAGCGGGTCCGCGAGTTGCTCGAGCGGCTCGGGCTGGCGGACAAGTTCGACGCCGTGGCCGGCGGCGACGAGGTGCCGCGGGCGAAGCCGGCGCCGGACGTCTATCGCCTGGCCGCGGAGCGGCTGGGGGTCGCGGAATGGGCGTGCGTCGCGATCGAGGACAGCGAGTCCGGCGTACGCGCCGCCAAGGCGGCGGGCATGCGGTGCATCGCCGTGCCGTCGGCGCTGACCCGCGGGATGGATTTTTCGGCCGCGGACCTCGTCGCGGACAGCCTGATCGAGGTGGGCCTCGAGACGATCACGGCGCTGGGCGGCTCGGCCGGCCCGCTGTCCTGA
- a CDS encoding ABC transporter ATP-binding protein, translating into MKTSPAAGGTSSARTAGPEAAGPRRDAAVVVAAAVTKEYRTAGDTVHALRGVSLTVDAARMISVVGPSGCGKSTLLHLLGGVDLPTSGTVTLLGQPTHALPDAQLARVRLAHVGFVFQRFFLLPMLTAEENVMLPMLEAGVPAGARRARAAALLERMGLAGRAAHRPGQLSGGEMQRVAIARALANRPALLLADEPTGELDDETGREIIRLLRDATQDGCAVVVVTHNVELAALADLRLRMRNGVVV; encoded by the coding sequence GTGAAGACGTCGCCTGCGGCGGGAGGGACATCTTCGGCCCGCACCGCAGGCCCAGAAGCGGCCGGCCCGCGCCGCGACGCCGCGGTCGTCGTGGCGGCGGCGGTCACGAAAGAGTACCGGACGGCCGGCGACACCGTGCACGCCCTGCGCGGGGTCAGTCTGACCGTGGACGCGGCCCGTATGATCTCGGTCGTCGGTCCGAGCGGCTGCGGCAAGTCCACGCTCCTGCATCTGCTCGGCGGCGTCGACCTGCCCACGAGCGGAACCGTGACGCTGCTGGGACAGCCGACGCACGCGCTCCCCGACGCCCAACTCGCCCGGGTGCGCCTCGCGCACGTCGGCTTCGTCTTCCAGCGGTTCTTTCTGCTGCCGATGCTGACCGCCGAAGAGAACGTGATGCTGCCGATGCTCGAAGCCGGCGTGCCCGCCGGTGCGCGGCGCGCGCGGGCGGCGGCGCTGCTCGAGCGGATGGGCCTCGCCGGCCGCGCCGCGCACCGGCCCGGACAGTTAAGCGGCGGCGAGATGCAGCGCGTGGCCATCGCCCGGGCGCTCGCCAACCGCCCGGCGCTGCTGCTCGCGGACGAGCCGACCGGCGAGCTCGACGACGAGACGGGACGCGAGATCATCCGCCTGCTGCGCGACGCGACGCAGGACGGCTGCGCGGTGGTGGTCGTGACCCACAACGTGGAACTGGCGGCGCTCGCCGATCTGCGGCTCCGCATGCGAAACGGCGTGGTCGTATGA